In one Photobacterium swingsii genomic region, the following are encoded:
- a CDS encoding integron integrase, which yields MDIPTPLTQHSESFTQRYRRYMRARGLAYSSEKTYLYWAVRFIRHGKYQNQSDIRSGDISAYLEFLVIKRNVSPNTQKTALNALVFLCREFLKLEVEDLAFCKSKKAIKLPVVFSHSEATAVIEVLDYPFKLIAQLMYGSGLRLNEALRLRLNDIDFNAGTITVRSGKGNKDRQTLLAKSLYADISKQITQVNLTHDRDLSNNLGEVYMPFALARKYPNHAKSLHWQYLFPAPKISKDPRTGRHLRHHIMDRTMQRRMKLAIAASKITKKAGCHTFRHSFATRLLESGTDIRSIQELLGHSDVKTTQIYTHVVGMHHCGVISPMDK from the coding sequence ATGGATATACCTACTCCATTAACACAGCACTCCGAGAGTTTCACGCAACGTTATCGCCGTTATATGCGAGCGCGAGGGTTAGCCTATAGTAGTGAGAAAACCTATTTATATTGGGCTGTGCGTTTCATCAGACATGGGAAATATCAAAATCAAAGTGACATTCGATCGGGTGATATTTCAGCGTATCTTGAGTTTCTTGTGATTAAGCGGAATGTTTCCCCAAATACGCAAAAGACGGCACTGAATGCATTAGTCTTTTTGTGTCGCGAGTTTTTAAAACTTGAGGTTGAAGACTTAGCCTTTTGTAAATCAAAGAAAGCGATCAAACTTCCTGTTGTTTTCTCTCATAGTGAAGCGACAGCGGTGATAGAGGTATTAGATTATCCATTTAAACTCATTGCACAACTCATGTATGGCAGTGGGCTACGTTTGAACGAGGCGCTTAGACTCCGACTTAATGATATCGACTTTAATGCAGGTACCATTACAGTAAGAAGTGGCAAAGGAAATAAAGACAGGCAAACGTTACTCGCTAAATCACTCTATGCGGATATTAGTAAGCAAATAACACAAGTTAACCTCACCCATGATAGAGATCTCAGTAATAATCTGGGTGAAGTTTATATGCCCTTTGCATTAGCCAGAAAATACCCCAACCATGCAAAATCTTTGCATTGGCAATACCTCTTCCCAGCCCCGAAGATCAGCAAAGATCCCCGTACAGGGCGGCACCTACGCCACCACATCATGGATCGTACAATGCAACGTCGGATGAAGTTGGCAATAGCTGCATCAAAGATTACCAAAAAAGCGGGATGCCATACCTTTAGACACAGCTTTGCGACACGGCTATTAGAAAGTGGTACTGATATTCGAAGTATCCAAGAACTACTTGGCCACTCAGATGTAAAAACAACACAAATCTATACTCACGTTGTCGGAATGCATCACTGTGGGGTTATAAGTCCGATGGATAAATAA